The Coccidioides posadasii str. Silveira chromosome 3, complete sequence genome contains a region encoding:
- a CDS encoding uncharacterized protein (EggNog:ENOG410PKRZ~COG:F~BUSCO:9734at33183), with protein MAPKSRVIIDTDPGIDDILALLLAFSSKAEEIEVLLVSLTFGNIEVRSCLRNAVSMFHIIEKEMEWRHNRGLAPGFEALMASKPLMAVGAEGPLAGEKMLADYFHGKDGLGNVHTSHPHLTPAQGWESLFSPLPASVEELEAAARRHSSFIASTKPAYEEMLRLLRENDPGTITIIALGPLTNLALAAAEDPETFLRVKEVVVMGGAVDCPGNVTPTAEFNTYADPVAAARIFALTSQMPLSTMPPADLPSALPVYPATLSKQLKVKLVSLDVTRSHNLTRGQFRDRIASTVATGSPLVEWTSAILEHSFAKLEAMHPGHEGDMAALSLHDPVCIWYALLPDSWQWMLSLDSPLDLRVETTGQWTRGMCVIDRRNRKRRDHDDPDVEDNGLWLANRSGNRVDWVVGTPGPDMFAGYVMDRLFVKHQN; from the exons ATGGCTCCGAAAAGCAGAGTCATTATTGATACAGATCCT GGCATTGATGATATCCTCGCTCTTCTTCTCGCCTTCTCCTCCAAGGCAGAGGAGATCGAGGTGCTTCTGGTCTCCTTGACCTTTGGAAACATCGAAGTGAGGAG CTGTCTTCGAAATGCAGTCTCTATGTTCCACATCATCGAAAAGGAGATGGAATGGAGACACAACCGCGGATTGGCCCCTGGCTTCGAGGCGCTGATGGCGTCCAAGCCGCTCATGGCCGTCGGCGCCGAAGGACCCTTGGCTGGAGAGAAGATGCTGGCGGATTATTTTC ACGGCAAAGATGGCCTCGGTAATGTCCATACAAGT CATCCCCATCTCACGCCGGCGCAAGGATGGGAGTCTTTGTTCTCGCCTCTGCCGGCGTCGGTGGAAGAGCTGGAGGCTGCCGCTCGACGTCATTCGTCATTCATCGCGTCGACGAAACCAGCCTACGAAGAGATGCTTAGGTTACTACGGGAGAATGACCCCGGGACGATTACGATTATAGCCCTTGGACCGCTGACCAATCTCGCGTTGGCGGCGGCCGAAGACCCGGAGACATTTCTGAGAGTGAAAgaggtggtggtgatgggTGGTGCTGTTGATTGCCCTGGAAAT GTAACTCCCACGGCGGAATTCAACACATACGCGGATCCCGTGGCGGCGGCTAGGATCTTTGCGCTGACATCACAGATGCCGCTGTCGACCATGCCGCCGGCAGACCTCCCGTCGGCGCTGCCTGTCTATCCCGCGACGCTGAGCAAGCAGCTCAAGGTTAAGTTGGTGTCTCTCGACGTGACCAGGTCTCACAACCTGACACGCGGGCAGTTCCGAGACCGGATCGCGTCCACTGTGGCGACCGGCTCGCCACTGGTGGAGTGGACATCTGCGATCCTGGAGCACAGCTTCGCCAAGCTGGAGGCCATGCACCCGGGCCACGAGGGCGACATGGCGGCGCTAAGCCTCCATGACCCGGTGTGCATCTGGTACGCGCTTCTGCCGGACTCGTGGCAGTGGATGCTGTCGCTCGACTCGCCGCTGGACCTCCGGGTCGAGACGACGGGGCAGTGGACGCGTGGGATGTGCGTGATCGATAGACGGAATCGAAAGCGGCGGGACCACGATGACCCGGACGTTGAGGACAACGGGCTGTGGTTGGCTAATCGGTCGGGGAACCGGGTTGACTGGGTGGTAGGAACGCCAGGGCCGGATATGTTTGCGGGCTATGTCATGGATCGGCTGTTTGTGAAGCACCAAAACTGA
- a CDS encoding uncharacterized protein (EggNog:ENOG410PNS8~COG:K) yields the protein MMPKAQLPLTPAPSAEIAALDKGINSPVGVFFSLPPPVMSNRTGTTTTTNTSSSSSSSSSSSSSSSNKSSLFPPLSPPSPDINAAAQLSSTRTLRQRSSTKRPAADFTLPPPPTKTRKIIQVKPKGQEQPKASGAGAQAKGKDGQSASADGSGSKRKQPGATTAAGRKIARRTAHSLIERRRRSKMNEEFATLKNMIPACKGQEMHKLAILQASIEYVNYLEQCIADLKAANIRRDSTPTSPTWNTPKEPGTGLSSYSASPEFNPHPEPSASYSQTTSPRASGDTQSRSSHTSPFEIIPMILPSPALPPSNTPFFPPRVHRDTLSSNTSTISTVSTTSTTSSTTSPIIPPHQQQQQQYQCQHSHQRGASTPSMLPQAHSSRDSMDVDMDREATTALLMLNIDRRASSGIADMPRPAFPRGNSDAGGKNGISVHDLLSH from the exons ATGATGCCAAAGGCCCAGCTGCCTCTGACTCCGGCACCGTCGGCGGAGATTGCGGCGCTGGACAAGGGCATCAATTCTCCCGTTGGCGTCTTCTTTTCCCTGCCTCCGCCCGTCATGTCGAACCGCACAGGAACAACCACAACCACAAACacttcctcatcctcctcctcctcttcctcctcttcctcctcttcctccaaCAAGAGCAGCCTGTTCCCTCCTCTCTCGCCCCCGTCTCCCGACATCAATGCCGCCGCCCAGTTGTCTTCCACCCGCACCTTGCGTCAGAGATCCTCGACAAAGAGGCCAGCCGCCGATTTCACCCTGCCCCCACCACCAACCAAGACCAGGAAGATCATCCAGGTCAAACCAAAAGGCCAGGAACAGCCGAAAGCTTCCGGAGCCGGTGCGCAGGCAAAAGGGAAAGATGGCCAGAGTGCGTCCGCGGACGGAAGCGGGTCGAAGAGGAAGCAGCCCGGTGCGACGACCGCGGCCGGTCGGAAGATCGCACGCCGGACGGCACATAGCCTCATCgaaaggaggaggagatCGAAGATGAACGAGGAGTTTGCCACCCTGAAGAACATGATCCCGGCCTGCAAGGGCCAGGAGATGCATAAACTTGCTATACTACAG GCAAGCATAGAATACGTAAACTATCTCGAACAGTGTATCGCGGACCTCAAAGCCGCAAACATCCGCCGAGACTCTACACCCACGTCGCCAACGTGGAATACCCCCAAAGAACCTGGAACCGGCCTATCCTCATACTCTGCCTCTCCGGAGTTCAATCCGCATCCCGAACCATCTGCATCTTATTCCCAAACTACGTCTCCCCGAGCAAGCGGAGATACCCAGTCTCGCTCTTCCCACACTTCCCCATTCGAAATCATCCCCATGATCCTCCCCAGTCCCGCCCTCCCACCTTCAAACACCCCCTTCTTCCCGCCTCGTGTCCACCGCGACACCCTCTCTTCCAACACTTCCACCATATCGACCGTCTCAACCACCTCCACCACATCAAGCACCACATCGCCCATCATCCCCCCGcaccaacaacaacaacaacaatatcAGTGCCAACACAGCCACCAACGCGGCGCCTCCACGCCCTCAATGTTGCCCCAGGCACATTCCAGCCGGGACAGCATGGACGTGGACATGGACCGCGAAGCCACGACGGCACTGCTGATGCTGAACATCGACCGGAGGGCCTCGAGCGGGATAGCCGACATGCCCAGGCCGGCGTTCCCGAGAGGAAACTCTGACGCCGGGGGGAAGAATGGCATCAGCGTGCATGATCTGTTGAGCCATTGA
- a CDS encoding uncharacterized protein (EggNog:ENOG410Q5E4), whose translation MPTNIPGQLRPASQPTRKEAEVQKRRLRLLPRPIRTLSFSSKNTSPSPTTLSSPVQGPTRASASRTPTTALTTPSSPTPSPSKSHRPASSARRYFRPSALKKLFTPSSSATTPQKAQPRSHPQSQKKHGQTKNQSQIPTTPTPVPEPPPAQRPPLSRLCQASSSILTYHRNRILDRDERSERYCKIPLTQWNLESLQSELAEIRIRETLSANLGNSGANNKNNDSDRGRDRDRDRDDDDDDDDDDDNPRRRDYTTRDEAGKVILDDVATAAGAARVFGGQANYNCNGNNNNGININIGGNMSVWNKPSSSPSRRKVEDSVLPWLEAMQD comes from the coding sequence ATGCCGACGAATATCCCGGGCCAACTTCGTCCGGCCTCGCAACCAACGCGAAAGGAGGCCGAGGTGCAAAAGAGAAGACTCCGCCTCCTCCCTCGCCCCATCAGAACgctctccttctcctccaaGAACACCTCTCCGTCCCCGACCACCCTGTCCTCGCCCGTTCAAGGGCCAACTCGCGCCTCCGCCTCTAGAACCCCTACGACCGCGCTCACCACTCCTTCCTCCCCTACTCCATCCCCCTCGAAATCACACCGGCCCGCCTCCTCCGCACGCAGATACTTCCGCCCATCCGCTCTAAAGAAGCTCTTCACCCCCAGCTCCTCCGCGACCACGCCACAGAAGGCGCAGCCACGGTCACACCCACAGTCGCAAAAGAAACACGGCCAAACCAAGAACCAATCCCAGATCCCGACGACCCCGACCCCGGTCCCGGAGCCGCCGCCGGCACAACGACCCCCCCTGAGCCGTCTCTGCCAGGCATCATCGTCGATCCTCACGTACCACCGCAACAGGATCCTCGACAGGGACGAGCGCTCCGAGCGCTACTGCAAGATCCCCCTCACGCAATGGAACCTTGAAAGTCTCCAGTCCGAGCTGGCCGAGATCCGGATCCGGGAGACACTCAGCGCCAATCTCGGAAATAGCGGCGCGAACAACAAGAATAACGACAGTGATCGTGGTCGTGATCGTGATCGTGATcgcgatgatgatgatgatgatgatgatgatgatgataatccTCGGCGCAGAGATTACACCACCAGGGATGAAGCGGGAAAAGTTATACTTGACGACGTCGCCACCGCTGCCGGCGCGGCGCGGGTCTTTGGCGGCCAGGCGAATTATAATTGTAAtggtaataataataacGGCATCAACATCAACATCGGTGGTAACATGAGCGTCTGGAACAAGCCCTCTTCGAGCCCGAGCCGGCGGAAGGTCGAGGATTCCGTTTTGCCATGGTTGGAAGCGATGCAAGACTga